From the genome of Phytohabitans rumicis, one region includes:
- a CDS encoding glycosyltransferase 87 family protein, producing MHRRIAITVALVLATAAFLSVATIWHRYFDLRVYYGAINYWVHDGGQIYDWLKPDSKYGFTYPPFAALIMLPMAYVSWPVAIVISTAAAAVTSALVVWWLVDPVARREGWTRWFAFAVALCLAAAFEPMRETVTFGQVNTLLLFLVAADLLLLLSRGSRWAGVGVGLATAIKLTPGVFIVYLLVTRRWRAAVTASATALGATLFAAAVAPDASREFWTSALWNTNRVGSLSFVSNQSLQGVVARLDPTHPSRVLWLVLVVATLAVWVWRVRGADEKTGLALTGIVGCLVSPVTWVHHLVWLLPALILLFDRVVAARDRRLLGFAVFAYGLLISRFVWIWERGSSGITGFLGSNAYVWISIALLLVLPVQDRTPRLPDWSSDKVADRGIVRA from the coding sequence GCCTTCCTGAGCGTCGCCACGATCTGGCACCGGTACTTCGACCTGCGGGTCTACTACGGCGCGATCAACTACTGGGTGCACGACGGCGGCCAGATCTACGACTGGCTCAAGCCGGACAGCAAGTACGGCTTCACGTATCCGCCGTTCGCCGCGTTGATCATGCTGCCGATGGCGTACGTCTCGTGGCCCGTCGCGATCGTGATCAGCACGGCCGCGGCCGCCGTCACGTCGGCGCTGGTCGTGTGGTGGCTGGTCGACCCGGTCGCGCGCCGGGAGGGCTGGACCCGGTGGTTCGCGTTCGCGGTCGCGCTGTGCCTCGCCGCCGCGTTCGAGCCGATGCGCGAGACGGTCACCTTCGGCCAGGTCAACACGCTGCTGCTCTTCCTGGTGGCGGCCGACCTGCTCCTGCTGCTGTCACGGGGTAGTCGCTGGGCCGGCGTCGGCGTCGGGCTGGCCACCGCGATCAAGCTCACCCCGGGCGTCTTCATCGTGTACCTCCTGGTCACCCGCCGCTGGCGCGCCGCGGTCACGGCCAGCGCCACCGCTCTCGGCGCCACCCTCTTCGCGGCGGCGGTCGCACCGGACGCGTCCCGCGAGTTCTGGACGTCAGCACTCTGGAACACGAACCGGGTCGGCTCGCTGTCCTTCGTGTCGAACCAGTCGCTGCAGGGCGTCGTCGCCCGCCTCGACCCCACCCACCCGAGCCGGGTGCTCTGGCTCGTGCTCGTGGTCGCGACGCTCGCCGTGTGGGTGTGGCGGGTGCGGGGCGCGGACGAGAAGACCGGCCTCGCGCTGACCGGCATCGTCGGCTGCCTGGTCAGCCCGGTCACCTGGGTACACCACCTGGTCTGGCTGCTGCCCGCGCTCATCCTGCTCTTCGACCGGGTGGTCGCCGCGCGCGATCGCCGCCTGCTCGGTTTCGCCGTCTTCGCGTACGGGCTGCTGATTAGCCGGTTTGTCTGGATTTGGGAGCGCGGGTCCAGCGGGATCACCGGCTTCCTCGGCAGCAACGCGTACGTGTGGATCAGTATCGCGCTGCTGCTGGTGCTGCCAGTCCAAGACCGGACACCACGACTTCCCGATTGGTCCTCTGACAAGGTCGCCGATCGGGGCATCGTGAGGGCATGA